A stretch of DNA from Cellulomonas xiejunii:
GTCGTGGTCGAGGACGACGGCGACTGGACCTTCACGACCTACGGACGTGTGCCCGCGGTCGAGCTCGTGGTGCCGGAGGCGGTCGCGACGACCCGCTCGACGGCGTTCGTCGACCTGCTGGGCCCCGCCGTCGCGCTGACGGAGCAGCAGCGCTCCTGCCTGTGACAGCGCTCCTGCCTGTGACAGCGCTCCTGCCTGTGACGCCGACGGCTCAGCGCAGGCCGAGGGGCCGCTCGAGCGCGAGGCTCACGAGCTCGTCGACGAGCTCGTCGTAGCCGAGTCCCGAGACCTCCCACATCCGCGGGTACATCGAGTAGGGCGTGAACCCCGGCATCGTGTTGATCTCGTTGACGACGACCTCGCCGTCCTCGCGCACGAACACGTCGACGCGGGCGAGGCCCTCGCACCCGACGGCCTCGAACGCGCGCACGGCGACGTCCTGCACGCGTGCCACCACGTCGGGCGCGAGCTCCGCCGGGCACGCGAGCGTCACGCCCGCCTCGTCGAGGTACTTCGCCTCGAAGTCGTAGAAGGCGTGCCGTGCGTCGGTCACGACGATCTCCCCCGGCAACGAGGCGCGCGGGGGCGACCCCGCGCGGCCGCCGAGGACGCCGCACTCGATCTCGCGGCCGACGATCGCCGCCTCGATGATGACCTTGGGGTCGTGCTCGCGGGCCTCGGCGACCGCTGCCGGCAGGTCCGCCGGGTCCTCGACGCGCGAGATCCCCAGGCTCGAGCCGGCGCGTGCGGGCTTGACGAACAGCGGGAGCCCGAGCTCCGCGACGACGGTGTCCACGGTCTGCGCGTCCACGGTGCGGCCGGCCGGCAGCACCCGGAACGGCCCGATCCGCAGGCCGGAGCCGGCGAGCACGAGCTTCATCATGTGCTTGTCCATGCCGACGGCCGACGCGAGCACGCCCGACCCCACGTAGCGCACGTCGGCGAGCTCGAGCAGCCCCTGGACGGTCCCGTCCTCACCGAACGGCCCGTGCAGGAGCGGGAACACCACGTCCACGGCCTCCAGCGGGGACTCCAGCCGCCCGTCGCGCAGCACCTGCACCTCACGGTCGGCGGTGCCCTGCGGCAGCAGCACGTGGGTCGACGTGTCCTCGACCTGCGGGAGCCGCCCGTCGCGGATGGCCCAGTGGTCCGGGTCGTCGTCCGCGAGCACCCACTGCCCCGCGCGCGTGATCCCGACCGCGACGACGTCGTACCGCTCCCGGTCGATCGCG
This window harbors:
- a CDS encoding D-alanine--D-alanine ligase family protein, coding for MDATRIPPADDGTPTHRDGPAAARRPRVMVLFGGRSGEHAISCATAGGVLRAIDRERYDVVAVGITRAGQWVLADDDPDHWAIRDGRLPQVEDTSTHVLLPQGTADREVQVLRDGRLESPLEAVDVVFPLLHGPFGEDGTVQGLLELADVRYVGSGVLASAVGMDKHMMKLVLAGSGLRIGPFRVLPAGRTVDAQTVDTVVAELGLPLFVKPARAGSSLGISRVEDPADLPAAVAEAREHDPKVIIEAAIVGREIECGVLGGRAGSPPRASLPGEIVVTDARHAFYDFEAKYLDEAGVTLACPAELAPDVVARVQDVAVRAFEAVGCEGLARVDVFVREDGEVVVNEINTMPGFTPYSMYPRMWEVSGLGYDELVDELVSLALERPLGLR